In Phycisphaerae bacterium, a genomic segment contains:
- a CDS encoding EsaB/YukD family protein, which yields MGMVNVEIWGSTGNKRQNAELPDDAPVDKIMAVLVERMNLPRNGPDGAPMSYKFHHKASGKQLQDEDTLAGASVANGDILRLVPEITAGQVVC from the coding sequence ATGGGCATGGTTAATGTCGAGATTTGGGGCAGCACGGGAAACAAGCGACAGAATGCCGAGCTTCCCGACGACGCGCCGGTGGACAAGATTATGGCCGTGCTCGTCGAACGGATGAATCTACCCCGAAACGGGCCGGATGGAGCGCCAATGTCGTACAAGTTCCACCACAAGGCGTCAGGGAAACAGCTTCAGGATGAGGACACGCTCGCCGGGGCGTCCGTGGCGAACGGAGACATCTTGCGGCTTGTGCCTGAGATCACAGCGGGACAGGTCGTCTGTTAA
- a CDS encoding MotA/TolQ/ExbB proton channel family protein, producing the protein MVDTLYWLTRGGVLMVPIAACGVAAAILIIERAVAYRRMLSDPSEVVSAITQHLRRLDVSAALRECQGSTDISASVVAPALVHEVESTGRTRSDLTVVQAIVEEEMQVSALPRMYRRLSLLATVGRVAPLLGLLGTIQGMIQMFLVVRGAGMGMSSALAGGMAVALSTTFAGLCVAIPVQIAEGVFEEKIDAAIPRLRRDVSAFLSALRELRFQERVIRIEHADLAV; encoded by the coding sequence ATGGTGGACACGCTCTATTGGCTAACGCGAGGCGGCGTGTTGATGGTGCCGATCGCGGCCTGCGGAGTAGCGGCCGCTATTCTCATCATCGAACGCGCAGTCGCATACCGGCGAATGCTCTCCGATCCCTCAGAAGTGGTGTCGGCGATAACGCAACATCTGCGGCGGCTCGATGTTTCTGCGGCACTGCGGGAGTGCCAAGGGTCAACCGACATCAGCGCGAGCGTCGTCGCCCCGGCCCTCGTGCATGAGGTGGAATCCACTGGAAGGACGCGGTCCGATTTGACGGTCGTGCAGGCGATCGTCGAAGAGGAGATGCAGGTTTCAGCGCTCCCCCGAATGTATCGAAGGTTGAGCCTTCTGGCGACTGTCGGACGCGTGGCACCGTTGCTTGGTCTGCTGGGGACCATCCAGGGGATGATTCAGATGTTTCTTGTCGTAAGAGGCGCGGGCATGGGAATGTCGTCGGCACTTGCCGGCGGGATGGCCGTTGCCTTGTCTACGACGTTCGCCGGGCTTTGCGTGGCAATCCCGGTCCAAATCGCTGAGGGCGTATTTGAAGAGAAGATCGATGCGGCGATTCCACGCCTTCGGCGCGACGTCTCCGCATTCCTTTCAGCACTGCGGGAATTGAGATTCCAAGAGCGGGTGATACGCATCGAGCACGCGGATCTGGCGGTATGA
- a CDS encoding biopolymer transporter ExbD, producing the protein MTWILRKHGDGRTFGPLDAEILRRWAWDGMIDPDDEVSNDDGLTWIRASNDSALDSFLREQLPPPSLVGAATILGTTRSRRRKRSLLDMTPLVDCVFLLLIFFFVATTFNAGAPSAAGSNAGSDVVPLDVSIPKIDDRPEYAIPEPRHIRVVVSESGAISVNGQEVPLASLVNSIRSLRDQHEGVTAIVLADAQVKYGQIARVVAAIEAGGVERVLIGAAGSDK; encoded by the coding sequence ATGACCTGGATTCTGAGAAAGCACGGCGACGGCCGGACGTTCGGCCCCCTTGATGCTGAGATCCTTCGGCGCTGGGCCTGGGACGGAATGATTGATCCGGACGACGAGGTGTCGAATGATGATGGCTTGACCTGGATTCGTGCAAGCAATGATTCCGCGCTCGACTCGTTCCTCCGGGAACAGCTGCCGCCGCCGTCGCTCGTTGGAGCTGCGACGATTCTGGGGACCACGCGATCCCGCAGGCGCAAGAGAAGCCTGTTGGATATGACCCCGCTCGTCGACTGCGTCTTCCTGCTGCTCATCTTCTTCTTCGTTGCAACGACGTTCAATGCCGGGGCGCCGTCGGCCGCAGGATCAAACGCCGGCTCCGACGTGGTGCCCTTGGATGTTTCGATTCCGAAGATTGACGACAGGCCGGAGTACGCAATTCCCGAGCCGCGGCACATTCGCGTGGTGGTCTCCGAAAGCGGGGCAATCAGCGTGAATGGCCAGGAGGTACCACTAGCCTCGTTGGTGAATTCTATTCGTTCGCTCAGAGACCAACACGAAGGGGTCACGGCAATCGTCCTGGCCGACGCGCAGGTCAAGTACGGACAGATTGCCCGCGTTGTGGCAGCGATCGAGGCTGGAGGAGTTGAACGAGTCCTAATCGGTGCAGCAGGATCGGACAAGTGA
- a CDS encoding ThiF family adenylyltransferase has translation MKEGVLRIENLDDVRNDRFHRFKLIGWWDQERLHNAKILVVGAGALGNEIVKDLALLGVGQVFVIDLDTVEHSNLSRSVMFRAGDEGRSKAEAVAESARNIYPEIRIQPLRGNAVYDLGLGVFRWSDLVIGGLDNREARLAINRSAFKVNRPWIDGAIEKLDGVARVFAPGGPCYECTMSKEDWRLLEHRRSCALLTRKQMSEGKVPTTPTSASIIAAIQVQEAVKLLHGLPTLAGKGYHFFGLTHDSYVVEYSRKEECYSHDAFGKISSINKSTAETALHELLSAVKEKLGPDTVIELNTDVLIRLNCTRCGTSEPVFRSLGRVTEGEGRCPHCKEMREVKTISTLYGDEDFLELSFRELGVPLFDIITARNGDRRLHIEFGGDRSTVLGALTEEGSQ, from the coding sequence ATGAAGGAGGGCGTCCTGCGTATCGAGAATCTCGACGATGTAAGGAATGACCGATTTCATCGGTTCAAGCTCATCGGCTGGTGGGATCAGGAGCGCCTACACAACGCCAAGATTCTCGTCGTTGGCGCAGGTGCCCTAGGCAACGAGATCGTCAAGGATCTCGCTCTCCTTGGCGTGGGCCAAGTGTTTGTCATCGACCTCGACACTGTCGAGCATTCCAACCTTTCGCGTTCGGTCATGTTTCGCGCCGGCGACGAAGGGCGGTCCAAGGCAGAGGCGGTCGCGGAGTCCGCACGGAACATCTACCCAGAAATCAGAATCCAACCACTCCGCGGCAACGCCGTTTATGATCTCGGTCTGGGTGTGTTCCGGTGGTCTGATCTTGTGATTGGTGGGCTGGACAACCGCGAGGCCCGCCTTGCCATCAACCGCAGCGCTTTCAAAGTCAACCGCCCATGGATCGATGGGGCCATCGAGAAGCTCGACGGCGTTGCTCGCGTTTTTGCCCCCGGCGGGCCCTGCTACGAGTGCACTATGTCCAAGGAGGATTGGCGACTACTTGAACACCGTCGTTCGTGCGCCCTGCTCACTCGCAAACAGATGTCCGAAGGCAAGGTGCCGACGACGCCAACGTCGGCGTCCATCATTGCCGCGATTCAGGTTCAAGAAGCGGTCAAGCTCCTGCATGGCCTGCCGACACTCGCCGGGAAAGGATATCACTTCTTCGGTCTGACGCACGATTCGTACGTCGTCGAGTACTCACGCAAGGAAGAATGCTACAGCCACGATGCGTTCGGCAAGATATCCTCAATCAACAAGTCCACCGCGGAGACTGCCCTGCATGAGCTCCTTTCAGCCGTAAAGGAGAAGCTTGGCCCCGATACTGTCATCGAGCTGAACACCGATGTGCTGATTAGGCTCAATTGTACGCGATGCGGCACATCTGAGCCCGTGTTCAGGTCCCTCGGCCGTGTGACCGAGGGCGAAGGACGTTGTCCGCATTGCAAGGAGATGCGAGAGGTCAAGACCATCTCAACCTTGTACGGAGATGAGGACTTTCTGGAATTGAGCTTCCGCGAACTCGGCGTTCCCCTGTTCGACATTATCACCGCACGTAATGGGGATCGCCGACTGCACATCGAGTTTGGAGGAGACCGATCGACGGTGCTCGGAGCGCTGACTGAGGAGGGTTCCCAATGA